A genomic window from Silene latifolia isolate original U9 population chromosome Y, ASM4854445v1, whole genome shotgun sequence includes:
- the LOC141632911 gene encoding uncharacterized protein LOC141632911, whose translation MTEVKEAQVISFIKCNIVIRFGIPSKIICDNGSQFISDNTEGFCSRWNITLRMSAPRYTQTNGQVESSIKIIVENLRKRLEELGGKWADVLPPVLWSDRTTPNITTRQTPFSLVFGAEAVILLEVLVPTHRYGCQTAE comes from the coding sequence ATGACAGAAGTGAAAGAGGCCCAGGTGATCTCTTTTATAAAATGTAACATCGTCATCAGATTTGGAATACCATCTAAAATCATATGCGATAATGGATCCCAGTTCATATCTGATAACACTGAAGGGTTTTGTTCACGTTGGAATATAACATTAAGAATGTCTGCTCCCCGGTACACACAGACAAACGGACAAGTAGAATCCAGCATTAAAATCATTGTAGAAAACCTCAGGAAGCGGCTGGAAGAGCTAGGGGGTAAGTGGGCAGACGTGTTACCACCGGTActctggtcagacagaacgacaccaaataTAACAACGAGGCAAACGCCATTTAGCTTGGTATTCGGTGCAGAAGCTGTAATCCTATTAGAAGTTCTGGTGCCAACGCACAGATATGGCTGTCAGACAGCAGAGTAG